A portion of the Chlamydia caviae GPIC genome contains these proteins:
- a CDS encoding DUF3604 domain-containing protein, which translates to MRRSVCYVNPSVARAGQISTWKFLYSLVDYLPEGTKLKFDLGCQGRPIDWEIPSTDLKQPRNTIYLETPKGDILTAVTIPIANSPVPQYEFTLPYELDAGETLTIVLGPSPEHPQTDEAGNGAQLFTQRRKPFYLYVDPEGKGDYDEPDIFTMDIRGNVLKQIQIFTPSYVVKNKRFDITVRFEDEFNNLTNFSPENTRIELSYEHLRENLNWQLFIPETGFVILPNLYFNEPGIYRIQLKNLLTNEIFVSAPIKCFSESSPNLMWGLLHGESERVDSEENIEACLRHFRDDCALNFYASSSFDNQEGLTPDLWKMINQTISDFNEEDRFVSLSGLQYFGEPGEEGLRQILYIKENKSCSKHKDCKIASLSKLYKSSSGHDIISIPCFTASKQYGFNFDNFHPEFERVVEIYNSWGCSERTEKEGNIFPIKGADSEVASGTLIEALKRNLRFGFVAGGLDDRGIYGKFFDANQQQYTPGLTAIVCNKYNRDSLVEALYQRHCYATTGPRIIVSFNITSAPMGSELSTTTKPGLAVNRHISGYVAGTDQLKTVEIIRNGEVIKTFHPDSNNLDYEYDDMEPLSKVTLKDPKGKIPFAFYYLRVTQADQSMAWSSPIWVDLH; encoded by the coding sequence ATGCGCAGATCTGTTTGTTATGTTAATCCTTCCGTAGCTAGAGCTGGGCAAATATCTACATGGAAGTTTCTTTATTCCCTAGTTGACTACCTCCCTGAGGGAACAAAACTTAAATTTGACTTGGGATGTCAAGGGAGACCCATAGATTGGGAGATCCCTTCTACAGATCTAAAACAACCGCGTAATACTATCTATTTAGAAACGCCTAAAGGGGATATTCTTACTGCTGTAACGATCCCCATTGCAAATAGTCCCGTCCCTCAATATGAATTCACCCTTCCTTATGAACTAGATGCTGGTGAAACTCTTACAATTGTTCTTGGACCTTCTCCAGAACATCCACAAACAGATGAAGCAGGAAACGGTGCTCAGCTATTTACCCAACGTAGAAAACCTTTCTATCTTTATGTGGACCCCGAAGGCAAGGGAGATTATGATGAACCGGATATCTTTACTATGGATATCCGTGGAAATGTTCTCAAACAGATCCAAATTTTCACACCCTCCTATGTTGTCAAGAACAAGCGTTTCGATATCACTGTACGATTTGAAGATGAGTTCAATAACCTGACAAACTTCTCACCAGAGAATACACGTATTGAGCTCTCCTATGAACACCTAAGAGAAAATCTTAATTGGCAATTATTCATTCCTGAAACAGGATTCGTGATTCTCCCCAATCTCTATTTCAACGAACCTGGTATCTATAGGATCCAATTAAAAAATCTCCTCACAAATGAAATCTTTGTGTCTGCACCTATAAAATGTTTCTCAGAGTCATCTCCTAATCTTATGTGGGGTCTACTACACGGAGAATCAGAACGTGTAGATTCTGAAGAAAATATAGAAGCCTGCCTACGACATTTCAGAGATGATTGTGCATTAAACTTTTATGCTTCATCATCTTTTGATAACCAGGAAGGTTTAACTCCTGATCTTTGGAAAATGATCAACCAGACTATAAGCGATTTTAATGAAGAAGATCGTTTTGTCTCTCTATCTGGTTTGCAGTATTTTGGAGAACCTGGCGAAGAGGGACTCCGACAGATTCTCTATATAAAAGAGAATAAATCTTGTTCAAAGCATAAAGATTGCAAGATTGCCTCTTTATCCAAGCTGTATAAAAGCTCTTCGGGTCACGATATTATTTCGATCCCCTGTTTTACAGCATCAAAACAATATGGATTTAACTTCGATAATTTCCATCCAGAATTTGAGCGTGTTGTAGAAATCTATAATTCTTGGGGATGTTCAGAAAGAACAGAAAAAGAAGGAAATATCTTCCCTATCAAGGGAGCAGACTCCGAAGTCGCCTCAGGAACATTAATAGAAGCGTTAAAACGTAACCTACGTTTTGGCTTTGTTGCTGGAGGCCTTGACGATCGTGGTATCTATGGTAAATTCTTCGATGCCAACCAACAGCAATATACTCCAGGGCTCACAGCCATTGTGTGTAACAAATACAATCGAGATTCCCTGGTAGAAGCTTTATATCAGCGTCATTGTTATGCAACTACGGGGCCAAGAATTATTGTTAGCTTTAACATTACCTCAGCTCCTATGGGTTCTGAGTTATCAACAACCACAAAACCTGGCCTTGCTGTAAATCGTCATATCTCAGGATATGTTGCAGGAACAGATCAACTAAAAACCGTTGAGATTATCCGCAACGGGGAAGTGATCAAAACATTCCATCCCGATAGCAACAATCTAGATTATGAATATGATGATATGGAGCCTCTATCTAAAGTAACTCTTAAGGATCCTAAAGGAAAAATTCCTTTTGCATTCTACTATCTCAGAGTAACGCAAGCGGACCAATCTATGGCATGGAGTTCCCCTATTTGGGTAGATCTTCATTAA
- a CDS encoding anti-sigma factor antagonist gives MNNIQKEEHGTTAVLHLQGKLDGISSPEVQENISQSLSSGIKNIVLDCTNLDYMSSAGIRVLLQSYHQVGKHSGKIVLTCVPKTVEQTLYVTGFLSYFKMFNSVQEALQALSKDED, from the coding sequence ATGAATAACATCCAAAAAGAAGAGCACGGAACCACTGCTGTCTTACATCTCCAAGGGAAACTTGACGGGATCTCTTCTCCGGAAGTACAAGAAAACATCTCACAATCCCTATCTTCAGGAATCAAAAATATCGTTCTTGATTGCACAAATTTAGACTATATGTCCAGTGCGGGCATTCGTGTCCTCTTACAAAGCTACCACCAAGTAGGAAAACATTCCGGAAAAATCGTTCTTACCTGCGTTCCTAAAACAGTAGAACAAACTCTTTACGTTACCGGATTCCTCTCATATTTTAAAATGTTCAATAGCGTGCAGGAAGCATTACAAGCATTAAGCAAAGACGAAGATTGA
- a CDS encoding hemolysin family protein — protein sequence MLDFLLAISILFLLFATALTQKSIKTHDENDEQRCSNTPALLASVLLSLYGILGTTIYSQYTFKTKSASLTFWGMYILAAPLAYGFLPFCIKLRKGIVSALCSISSLLQAFFFPFQRSINNNEDDPKIHSSEMENQLSEAVSSFDKLIVREIMIPKVDIFAIQEDTPICNAFPAIVEEGYSRIPLYKKNIDNITGVLLVKDLLAMYPKSVDASQPVSSVAKPPLYAPEIKKVSSLLQEFRQKHRHLAIIVNEYGVTEGIVSMEDIIEEIFGEIADEYDVQEDIPYKKVGNAWIVDGRMNISDAEEYFNLKIHHENSYDTLGGHVFHKVGAVPQKGMKIHHENFDIEIITCSERSVGKLKITPRKKKISPS from the coding sequence ATGCTTGATTTCCTATTAGCAATTTCTATCCTCTTTCTCCTATTTGCCACAGCACTGACACAAAAATCTATCAAAACACACGATGAGAATGATGAACAGCGCTGTTCAAATACTCCGGCTCTTTTAGCCTCCGTATTACTAAGTTTATACGGAATTTTAGGAACCACGATCTATTCTCAATATACATTCAAAACTAAAAGCGCATCCCTCACTTTTTGGGGAATGTATATACTCGCAGCCCCATTAGCTTATGGATTCCTTCCCTTCTGTATAAAACTCCGTAAAGGGATTGTTTCCGCACTATGCTCTATTTCTTCTCTACTTCAAGCTTTCTTTTTCCCCTTCCAACGTTCCATCAATAACAATGAAGACGATCCTAAAATTCATAGTTCAGAAATGGAAAATCAACTGTCAGAAGCCGTATCGTCTTTTGATAAATTGATCGTTCGGGAAATTATGATTCCTAAAGTAGATATCTTTGCCATTCAAGAAGACACGCCTATCTGCAATGCATTTCCAGCTATCGTAGAAGAAGGCTATAGCCGAATTCCTCTATATAAGAAAAATATCGATAACATTACTGGAGTCCTTTTAGTAAAAGACTTGTTGGCAATGTACCCAAAATCTGTAGATGCCTCCCAACCTGTCTCTTCAGTAGCTAAACCCCCGCTATACGCTCCAGAAATTAAGAAAGTCTCCTCACTACTTCAAGAGTTTCGTCAGAAACATCGCCACTTGGCGATTATCGTCAATGAGTACGGAGTTACCGAAGGCATCGTAAGTATGGAGGACATTATCGAAGAAATCTTCGGAGAGATTGCCGATGAGTATGATGTTCAAGAAGATATTCCTTATAAAAAAGTTGGCAATGCTTGGATCGTAGATGGGCGTATGAATATCTCTGATGCAGAGGAATACTTTAATCTAAAAATCCATCACGAAAATAGCTATGACACCTTAGGAGGCCACGTTTTTCATAAAGTTGGGGCCGTTCCACAAAAAGGAATGAAAATCCATCACGAAAACTTCGATATCGAAATTATCACTTGCTCAGAACGTAGTGTAGGCAAACTCAAAATTACCCCACGAAAAAAGAAAATATCTCCTTCGTAA
- the ybeY gene encoding rRNA maturation RNase YbeY translates to MKKVSIQVCISNKQNDVPIRIQSAKKLVLYCLQHWEVHTDQVYIYFLDDESLAQLHDEVFSDPSLTDTITLPIDSPGTSSQPHILGEAFISPKAAIRFLKDRAEDSDLLYEEISRYVIHSLLHMLGYDDQTPEERKKMRVKENQALCMLREKHALLSD, encoded by the coding sequence TTGAAGAAAGTTTCTATACAGGTTTGCATCTCTAACAAGCAAAACGATGTTCCTATTCGGATACAATCAGCGAAAAAATTAGTCCTTTATTGCTTACAACATTGGGAAGTTCATACGGATCAAGTATATATTTACTTTTTAGATGATGAATCTTTAGCTCAACTTCATGACGAAGTATTTTCAGATCCTTCTCTAACAGATACCATTACTTTACCTATAGATTCTCCAGGAACGTCTTCTCAACCTCACATTCTTGGTGAAGCTTTCATTAGCCCAAAAGCTGCTATACGTTTTTTGAAAGATCGTGCAGAAGATTCTGATCTTCTATACGAAGAGATCTCTCGTTATGTTATTCACTCTCTCCTGCATATGCTTGGATATGATGATCAAACTCCTGAAGAAAGAAAAAAAATGAGAGTTAAAGAAAATCAAGCGCTATGTATGTTAAGAGAAAAACACGCGCTTTTATCAGATTAA
- a CDS encoding small basic protein, whose translation MSRHRSYGKSIKGETKRNVLKRFERIDVLRKLGRWNDVTAKKATGLPKTPVMK comes from the coding sequence ATGTCACGACATCGTAGTTACGGTAAATCCATTAAAGGGGAAACTAAGAGAAACGTACTTAAACGTTTTGAACGGATAGACGTTTTACGTAAACTAGGCCGTTGGAATGATGTTACAGCAAAAAAAGCTACAGGCCTTCCTAAAACTCCTGTAATGAAATAA
- a CDS encoding DUF502 domain-containing protein: protein MKKHFITGLVILLPLAITLAIVGMIINFLTQPFVGLVSGFFERISFYAKHKALLKFVLQIILLFGLFFATVLLGFLARLMIFKSLLSIYDKILHKIPIIKTVYKAAQQVMTTIFGSQSGSFKQVVMVPFPNAQTRCIGLVAGDAPHICSDDPEDPMITVFIPTTPNPTSGFLTLFKKSDITFLDMKIEDAFKYIISCGVLTSGSNTSCSPITEALSKNPL, encoded by the coding sequence ATGAAAAAACACTTTATTACAGGTCTGGTTATCCTCCTCCCTCTAGCAATCACCCTTGCTATTGTTGGAATGATCATAAATTTCCTTACGCAACCTTTTGTTGGCCTAGTTTCAGGATTTTTCGAACGCATTAGCTTTTATGCTAAACACAAAGCTCTATTAAAATTTGTTTTGCAAATCATCCTTTTGTTCGGATTATTCTTCGCTACCGTCCTTTTGGGATTCCTTGCTCGTTTAATGATTTTTAAATCCCTGCTCTCTATTTATGATAAAATTCTTCATAAAATCCCTATTATAAAAACTGTTTATAAGGCTGCTCAACAAGTCATGACCACCATCTTCGGATCACAATCCGGATCGTTCAAACAAGTTGTTATGGTTCCCTTCCCTAATGCACAAACACGCTGCATCGGCCTCGTTGCAGGAGACGCACCACACATTTGCTCAGATGATCCCGAAGATCCTATGATTACAGTGTTTATCCCCACAACACCTAACCCCACTTCAGGTTTTCTCACCCTTTTTAAAAAATCTGATATTACTTTCTTGGATATGAAAATCGAAGATGCATTCAAATATATTATCTCCTGTGGAGTGCTTACTTCAGGATCAAATACCTCCTGTTCTCCAATTACTGAAGCTCTAAGCAAAAATCCTCTGTAA
- a CDS encoding DNA-3-methyladenine glycosylase: MLPESFFLHDDVLHLAKELLGHILITKISGKITSGFIVETEAYRGPDDKACHAYNYRKTKRNSPMYSRGGIAYIYRCYGMHSLFNVVTAKQDLPHAVLIRAILPYEGEDIMIQRRQWQNKPKHLLTNGPGKVCQALNLTLEHNTHALTSPHLHISKEKASGRITQTPRIGIDYAEECKDLPWRFLLNIKD, translated from the coding sequence ATGCTTCCTGAAAGTTTCTTCCTACACGATGATGTTCTTCATCTAGCAAAAGAGTTACTAGGACACATTCTCATAACGAAAATCTCAGGAAAAATAACTTCAGGATTTATTGTAGAAACAGAAGCGTATCGCGGACCGGATGATAAAGCCTGTCACGCCTATAACTATAGGAAAACAAAAAGAAATAGCCCTATGTATAGTCGTGGGGGTATTGCCTATATCTACCGTTGCTACGGTATGCATTCCTTATTCAACGTAGTAACCGCAAAGCAAGATCTCCCCCACGCAGTATTGATTCGTGCTATCCTTCCTTATGAAGGAGAAGATATTATGATCCAAAGACGCCAATGGCAAAATAAACCCAAACATCTACTCACCAACGGACCGGGGAAAGTATGCCAAGCTCTCAATCTTACCCTGGAACACAATACCCATGCGCTTACCTCTCCCCATCTGCATATAAGCAAAGAGAAAGCCTCGGGGAGAATCACACAAACACCTCGAATAGGGATTGACTATGCTGAAGAATGCAAAGATCTTCCATGGAGATTCCTATTAAATATAAAAGATTGA
- a CDS encoding ribonuclease R family protein, with protein sequence MRKRKPQGFRRSSKQILISGVLFVHAKKGFGFVTPDHPEEYPFDIFIPARDLKGALDGDHVIVSLFPNSKEGEKRKGMIHQVVSRGKTVLVGTITSIIDGTTALVCVNALGPDIPVKAKLLPKRSYKLGDRLLLSTPAWKEKPESKEPPPLEMLEFIGNISNAKADFPCIKAEYAIEEEFPEAVIEETSHFSQKHINQALRSRKDLRDLLCFTIDSITAKDFDDAVSLTYDNNDNYILGVHIADVSHYVTPHSALDQEASKRCNSIYFPGKVIPMLPSALSDNLCSLKPNVDRLAVSVFMTFTKEGHLSDYEVFRSVIRSKYRMTYDEVDEIVENKQPHPISKTLLAMAELSEKFADIREKRGCIRLVLPSFTMALDNLQEPVALIETRQTLSHKLIEEFMLKANEVIAYHISHQGVTLPFRIHESPNDESLLSFQEMAKGMGFDIIMTPAQEPDYQYLLQESSAGHPLEAILHSQFVRSMKTASYSTENKGHYGLKLDFYTHFTSPIRRYIDLVVHRLLFHPMSIEETRLEHIVRACSTQERIAAKAEFAFENLKKTRFLDKFLKEQPETIYKGFIITTTPEGISFTVPEFCQEGFIPAAQLPKEYSLKKKTSPDDLPSKMRPGATIEVKLSEVNLLNQAITWSLVTKTPKKSEKKSSNPEKKPRTRRKRKTE encoded by the coding sequence ATAAGAAAAAGAAAACCCCAAGGCTTTAGAAGAAGCTCTAAGCAAATCTTAATTTCCGGCGTCTTATTTGTTCACGCTAAGAAAGGCTTTGGATTTGTCACACCTGACCATCCTGAGGAGTACCCCTTTGATATTTTTATTCCCGCAAGAGACCTTAAAGGTGCTCTAGATGGAGATCATGTTATCGTCTCTCTTTTCCCAAATTCTAAAGAAGGAGAAAAAAGAAAAGGCATGATCCACCAAGTTGTTTCAAGAGGGAAGACAGTTCTTGTAGGAACTATAACCTCAATAATTGATGGAACAACCGCTCTCGTTTGTGTTAATGCCTTAGGCCCAGATATTCCTGTAAAAGCAAAACTTCTCCCTAAACGTTCTTATAAACTTGGGGATCGTTTATTACTTAGCACCCCCGCATGGAAGGAAAAACCCGAATCTAAAGAACCTCCTCCATTGGAAATGCTCGAATTTATCGGCAATATCTCCAATGCTAAAGCGGACTTCCCCTGCATAAAAGCTGAATACGCTATTGAAGAGGAATTTCCGGAAGCTGTTATCGAAGAAACTAGCCATTTCTCACAAAAACATATCAACCAAGCTCTACGATCACGAAAAGACCTTCGCGATCTCCTTTGCTTTACTATCGATTCGATAACTGCAAAAGATTTCGATGATGCCGTATCGCTAACTTATGACAATAATGACAACTATATTCTTGGCGTCCATATTGCAGACGTCTCTCACTACGTAACGCCACATTCTGCTCTAGATCAAGAAGCAAGTAAAAGATGCAACTCTATCTACTTTCCTGGGAAAGTAATCCCCATGTTGCCTTCAGCTCTTTCTGATAACCTTTGCAGCTTAAAACCCAACGTAGATAGGCTTGCTGTTTCTGTATTCATGACTTTCACTAAGGAAGGCCATTTATCCGATTACGAGGTATTTCGTAGCGTAATTCGCAGTAAATACCGGATGACCTATGATGAAGTAGATGAGATTGTAGAAAATAAACAACCCCATCCTATATCAAAAACTCTCCTTGCTATGGCAGAGTTAAGCGAAAAATTCGCAGATATTAGAGAAAAACGTGGGTGCATACGCCTTGTCCTACCCTCATTTACTATGGCTCTCGACAACCTACAAGAGCCTGTAGCTCTTATAGAAACACGACAAACGCTATCGCATAAACTTATTGAAGAGTTTATGCTTAAAGCTAACGAAGTCATCGCCTACCATATTTCCCACCAGGGAGTCACTCTACCATTTAGAATTCACGAATCTCCAAACGATGAAAGCCTACTTTCCTTCCAGGAAATGGCAAAAGGTATGGGGTTTGATATTATTATGACCCCAGCTCAAGAACCCGATTACCAATATCTACTACAAGAAAGCTCTGCAGGGCACCCTCTAGAAGCCATTCTACATTCACAGTTTGTCCGCAGCATGAAAACTGCCTCATATTCAACAGAAAATAAAGGCCATTACGGATTAAAACTCGACTTTTATACACACTTTACAAGCCCAATCCGTCGTTATATCGATCTTGTTGTGCATAGACTGCTATTTCACCCCATGTCGATAGAAGAAACTCGCCTAGAACACATCGTACGAGCCTGTTCAACACAAGAACGCATAGCCGCAAAAGCTGAATTTGCTTTCGAAAATCTTAAAAAGACCCGCTTCTTAGATAAGTTCTTAAAAGAACAACCTGAAACAATTTATAAAGGCTTCATTATCACAACAACTCCTGAAGGGATTTCCTTCACAGTTCCAGAGTTTTGCCAAGAAGGTTTCATCCCAGCAGCGCAATTACCTAAAGAATACTCCTTAAAAAAGAAAACCTCTCCCGATGATCTTCCAAGTAAAATGCGCCCCGGAGCAACTATAGAGGTCAAACTCTCGGAAGTAAATCTCCTCAATCAGGCAATTACTTGGTCGTTGGTTACAAAAACGCCAAAGAAAAGCGAGAAAAAATCATCCAATCCAGAAAAGAAACCCAGAACTAGAAGAAAAAGGAAAACAGAGTAA
- the dnaK gene encoding molecular chaperone DnaK has protein sequence MSEQKKSSKIIGIDLGTTNSCVSVMEGGQAKVITSSEGTRTTPSIVAFKGNETLVGIPAKRQAVTNPEKTLASTKRFIGRKHSEVESEIKTVPYKVASGSNGDVVFLVDGKQYTPEEIGAQVLIKMKETAEAYLGEPVTEAVITVPAYFNDSQRASTKDAGRIAGLDVKRIIPEPTAAALAYGIDKAGDKKIAVFDLGGGTFDISILEIGDGVFEVLSTNGDTHLGGDDFDEVIIKWMIEEFKKQEGIDLSKDNMALQRLKDAAEKAKIELSGVSSTEINQPFITMDASGPKHLTLTLTRAHFEKLASTLLERTKAPCQKALADAKLSASDIDDVLLVGGMSRMPAVQEVVKSIFGKEPNKGVNPDEVVAIGAAIQGGVLGGEVKDVLLLDVIPLSLGIETLGGVMTPLVERNTTIPTQKKQIFSTAADNQPAVTIVVLQGERPMAKDNKEIGRFDLTDIPPAPRGHPQIEVTFDIDANGILHVSAKDAASGREQKIRIEASSGLKEDEIQRMINDAEKHKEEDKKRREASDARNEADSMIFRAEKAISDYKDNIPESLVKEIEERIEKVRTVLKEEAPVEKIKDASEELSRHMQKIGEAMQSQSASAAASSAANAQGGPNINTEDLKKHSFSTKPPAGNSASSNSNNENIEEADVEIVDKPND, from the coding sequence ATGAGTGAACAAAAAAAATCTAGTAAAATTATAGGGATAGACTTAGGAACAACAAACTCCTGCGTATCTGTAATGGAAGGCGGGCAAGCTAAAGTCATTACCTCTTCAGAAGGAACACGTACAACACCTTCTATCGTAGCATTCAAAGGAAACGAAACCTTAGTAGGGATTCCTGCAAAAAGACAGGCTGTTACAAATCCTGAAAAAACCTTAGCTTCTACAAAACGTTTCATTGGAAGAAAGCATTCCGAAGTAGAATCTGAAATTAAAACTGTACCCTACAAGGTGGCTTCAGGATCTAACGGTGATGTTGTCTTCCTAGTAGATGGGAAACAATACACTCCTGAAGAAATTGGTGCTCAAGTTCTAATAAAGATGAAAGAAACTGCAGAAGCATATCTCGGAGAACCTGTTACAGAAGCTGTCATTACCGTTCCTGCTTATTTCAATGATTCTCAAAGAGCTTCTACAAAAGACGCTGGACGCATCGCCGGCTTAGACGTTAAACGTATTATTCCTGAACCAACAGCTGCGGCTCTTGCTTATGGAATTGATAAAGCTGGTGATAAAAAAATTGCTGTTTTTGACCTTGGTGGAGGAACTTTCGATATCTCCATCTTAGAAATCGGTGATGGCGTATTTGAAGTTCTCTCTACAAATGGGGACACCCATTTAGGAGGCGATGATTTCGATGAAGTTATCATTAAATGGATGATCGAAGAATTCAAAAAACAAGAAGGCATCGATCTCAGCAAAGATAATATGGCTCTTCAAAGACTAAAAGATGCTGCTGAAAAGGCAAAAATAGAACTTTCGGGAGTATCTTCCACAGAGATTAATCAGCCATTTATCACTATGGATGCTAGTGGGCCTAAACACTTAACACTAACATTAACACGTGCACATTTTGAAAAGCTGGCTTCTACTTTACTCGAGCGTACAAAAGCCCCATGTCAAAAGGCCTTAGCTGATGCAAAACTCTCTGCAAGCGATATTGATGATGTCTTGCTTGTTGGAGGTATGTCAAGAATGCCTGCAGTTCAGGAAGTAGTAAAATCTATCTTCGGTAAAGAGCCAAATAAAGGCGTAAACCCTGATGAAGTTGTTGCTATTGGAGCTGCTATTCAAGGGGGCGTTCTTGGTGGCGAAGTAAAAGATGTTCTATTGCTTGACGTGATTCCTCTTTCCTTAGGTATCGAAACTCTCGGAGGAGTGATGACCCCCCTCGTAGAGAGAAACACTACGATCCCTACGCAGAAAAAACAAATTTTCTCAACAGCTGCAGATAACCAACCCGCAGTAACTATTGTTGTTTTACAAGGGGAACGCCCCATGGCAAAAGACAATAAGGAAATTGGAAGATTTGACCTTACAGATATCCCTCCAGCACCTCGAGGACATCCTCAAATCGAAGTAACTTTCGATATCGATGCTAACGGGATTCTTCACGTATCTGCAAAAGATGCTGCTAGCGGTCGTGAGCAAAAAATCCGCATCGAAGCAAGTTCAGGATTAAAAGAAGATGAAATCCAAAGAATGATCAACGATGCTGAGAAACACAAAGAAGAAGATAAAAAACGCCGCGAAGCTTCTGACGCAAGAAACGAAGCTGACAGTATGATCTTCAGAGCTGAAAAAGCAATCAGTGATTATAAAGACAATATCCCTGAATCTTTAGTAAAAGAAATTGAAGAGCGTATAGAAAAAGTTCGCACAGTTCTTAAAGAAGAGGCTCCTGTAGAGAAAATCAAAGATGCTTCCGAAGAGCTTAGCCGTCATATGCAAAAGATAGGAGAAGCTATGCAATCGCAATCTGCATCAGCTGCTGCATCTTCAGCTGCTAACGCTCAGGGTGGTCCCAATATCAATACAGAAGATTTGAAAAAACATAGCTTCAGCACAAAGCCACCTGCAGGAAATTCAGCTTCTTCAAACTCGAACAATGAGAACATCGAGGAAGCGGATGTTGAAATCGTAGATAAACCTAACGATTAA
- a CDS encoding nucleotide exchange factor GrpE: MTDSSNEHETENPSLPIPDNEIQDLQQEIATLKAELKEKNDKYLMVLAESENARKRMQKERQEMMQYAVENALIDFLVPIESMEKALGFASQMSDEVKNWALGFNMILQQFKQVFEEKGIVEYSSVGQKFNPFLHEAVETEETTKVPEGTIVEEFSKGYKIGERPIRVAKVKVAKAPAPQEKEEVEK, translated from the coding sequence ATGACAGATTCCTCTAATGAACATGAGACAGAAAATCCTTCTCTTCCTATCCCAGATAATGAGATTCAGGATCTCCAACAAGAAATAGCCACGCTAAAAGCAGAGCTAAAAGAAAAAAATGATAAATACTTAATGGTCCTTGCGGAATCAGAAAATGCCCGCAAGCGTATGCAAAAAGAACGTCAAGAAATGATGCAGTATGCAGTCGAAAATGCCCTTATAGACTTTTTAGTACCTATCGAAAGTATGGAGAAAGCTTTAGGATTTGCATCACAAATGTCAGACGAAGTGAAAAATTGGGCATTAGGATTCAATATGATCCTACAACAATTTAAACAAGTTTTTGAAGAGAAAGGCATTGTTGAATACTCCTCAGTAGGACAAAAATTTAATCCATTTTTACATGAAGCGGTGGAAACAGAAGAAACAACAAAAGTCCCCGAAGGGACTATCGTGGAAGAATTTTCTAAAGGCTATAAAATCGGTGAGCGTCCCATACGCGTTGCAAAAGTCAAGGTAGCAAAAGCTCCAGCGCCTCAAGAAAAAGAAGAAGTAGAAAAATAA